One window of the Acetomicrobium thermoterrenum DSM 13490 genome contains the following:
- the uxuA gene encoding mannonate dehydratase — translation MSFRWFGKEYDHITLEQIRQIPGMEVVVTSLLDIPVGEVWPIERLKALKEEVESYGLKLEVIESVNVHEDIKLGLETRDRYIEKYIKTIKNLSQIGVKVICYNFMPAFDWLRTELEQRLDDGSRTMAYRHDFVSKIDPENFAEQFMEQSKDSELPGWEPERLKEISRTIERYKEMTEDKYWKNIKYFLDSIIPSAEECDIKMAIHPDDPPWPVFGLPRVITGRENIRKFLDLNKSRYNGITVCTGSLGANRQNDIPAIIREFGREGRIHFAHIRNLKFTSERDFYESAHLSKCGSLDMFEIVKAFYDVEFDGYMRPDHGRMIWKETGRPGYGLYDRALGAVYLQGLWEAIDKMTNKTSTIFRHNYSSAKI, via the coding sequence ATGAGTTTTCGTTGGTTTGGAAAGGAATATGACCATATAACGCTTGAACAGATCAGGCAGATTCCCGGAATGGAAGTAGTTGTAACCAGCTTGCTCGACATACCAGTTGGTGAGGTGTGGCCAATAGAACGTCTCAAGGCCCTAAAGGAAGAAGTCGAAAGCTACGGCTTAAAGCTTGAAGTGATAGAAAGCGTAAACGTACATGAGGATATTAAGTTAGGGCTTGAAACGCGGGACAGGTACATAGAAAAATACATAAAGACCATAAAAAACCTCTCCCAAATAGGCGTGAAGGTGATCTGCTACAACTTCATGCCCGCCTTCGACTGGCTTAGGACGGAGTTAGAGCAGCGGTTAGACGACGGCTCCAGGACCATGGCATATAGGCACGATTTCGTCTCCAAGATAGATCCTGAAAACTTTGCCGAACAGTTCATGGAACAGTCGAAGGATTCAGAACTTCCCGGTTGGGAGCCCGAAAGGCTTAAGGAAATCTCAAGGACCATAGAAAGATACAAAGAGATGACAGAGGACAAGTACTGGAAAAATATCAAATATTTCCTCGATAGCATAATACCTTCCGCAGAGGAGTGCGACATAAAGATGGCCATACACCCCGACGATCCGCCCTGGCCGGTTTTTGGCTTGCCAAGGGTCATAACGGGAAGGGAGAATATACGCAAATTTCTGGACCTGAACAAAAGCAGGTACAACGGCATAACCGTTTGCACCGGTTCTCTTGGCGCTAACAGGCAAAACGACATCCCTGCTATCATTAGGGAGTTTGGTAGGGAAGGCAGGATCCATTTTGCGCACATCAGAAACCTTAAATTCACCTCCGAAAGGGATTTCTATGAAAGCGCACACCTCTCCAAATGCGGATCCCTTGACATGTTTGAGATCGTAAAGGCCTTTTACGATGTGGAATTTGACGGATACATGAGGCCGGATCACGGTAGGATGATATGGAAAGAAACAGGCCGCCCCGGTTACGGGTTATACGATAGGGCTTTGGGCGCAGTTTACCTGCAGGGTCTGTGGGAAGCGATAGATAAGATGACAAATAAAACATCTACGATTTTTAGACACAATTATAGCTCTGCGAAAATTTAG
- a CDS encoding TRAP transporter small permease: MTNNKAHKLEYVEYIIAQIILVLIVLFVFSDAVMRYAGFPLVWASDIAKLLFTWLVFLGGDIALRHNRHIGIDLIVNMLPNRLKRIVLIFIQMLIAVFLIAIAWYGLSLTFQNVERTFDSLRVSYAYATASAPIGCILMLQTTIKKIIELMKSPLPETFHDINKDADCPMDVNALSENH; the protein is encoded by the coding sequence ATGACTAACAATAAAGCTCACAAGTTAGAATATGTAGAATATATTATCGCACAAATCATTTTGGTTTTAATAGTTTTATTCGTATTTTCAGATGCTGTAATGCGATATGCAGGCTTCCCCCTTGTTTGGGCTAGCGATATTGCAAAACTGCTTTTTACTTGGCTTGTATTTTTAGGTGGAGATATTGCTTTGAGACACAACCGCCATATAGGTATTGATTTAATTGTTAATATGCTCCCTAACCGTTTGAAAAGGATCGTTCTTATTTTTATTCAGATGTTAATTGCAGTTTTTCTTATTGCAATAGCTTGGTATGGATTATCATTGACATTTCAAAATGTCGAAAGGACATTCGATTCTTTACGTGTTAGTTATGCATATGCTACTGCAAGCGCTCCAATTGGGTGCATCTTGATGTTGCAAACCACAATAAAAAAGATAATTGAATTGATGAAATCACCACTTCCAGAAACCTTTCATGACATCAATAAGGATGCAGATTGCCCCATGGATGTTAATGCACTGAGTGAAAACCACTAA
- a CDS encoding lipoate--protein ligase family protein: protein MEGWRVIPLRVDDPFYSMAIDEAILKLNSEGRSPNTLRFWRWQPSTVSLGYFQSLEREVDLQAAAKYGVAVVRRLSGGGAVFHDHDGELTYSVVCRQEDLPRDIMESFRVICGGLIKGFERLGLEARFAPLNDVEVGGKKISGSAQTRKWGSVLQHGTILVDPDIRLMFELLKVSPEKISDKFIASVYERVTSLARDLKKRPSFEEVKDAMCAGFADSLGASFEEGDLTSEEINLAEELKAKYASKEWLMKR from the coding sequence ATGGAGGGCTGGAGGGTTATTCCTTTAAGGGTAGACGATCCCTTCTACAGCATGGCCATTGACGAGGCCATTTTAAAACTTAACTCAGAAGGGAGGTCTCCTAATACTTTGCGATTTTGGAGGTGGCAGCCCTCGACCGTTTCGCTCGGGTATTTCCAAAGCCTGGAGCGCGAGGTCGACCTGCAGGCCGCAGCCAAATACGGCGTAGCCGTCGTTAGGCGTTTAAGCGGCGGGGGTGCCGTGTTTCACGATCACGACGGCGAGCTTACCTACAGCGTCGTCTGCAGGCAGGAGGATTTGCCCCGCGACATCATGGAGTCCTTCAGGGTGATCTGTGGTGGGCTGATCAAGGGCTTTGAACGCTTGGGCCTTGAAGCTCGCTTTGCTCCGTTAAACGACGTCGAGGTGGGCGGCAAAAAAATCTCAGGCAGCGCACAGACAAGAAAGTGGGGAAGCGTCCTGCAGCACGGCACGATACTTGTTGACCCTGACATCCGATTGATGTTCGAGTTGTTAAAGGTAAGCCCGGAGAAGATCTCGGACAAGTTCATCGCATCCGTTTACGAGCGGGTAACGTCACTTGCACGAGATCTAAAAAAGCGCCCGAGCTTTGAGGAGGTAAAAGATGCAATGTGCGCAGGCTTTGCCGATTCCTTGGGCGCATCTTTCGAGGAAGGCGACTTGACGTCTGAGGAAATAAACTTAGCGGAAGAGCTAAAGGCAAAATACGCCTCAAAAGAATGGCTCATGAAGCGGTAA
- a CDS encoding YeeE/YedE family protein, whose amino-acid sequence MKKVEYVVGFLAALCIVVGGKMFLSSNDLYFRLLIGMGLGYTLSRAYTGFAGSVYRAYKTGSTKLMRTMTFMFFITGLLMAAFLYGSDPASYNLWINPINMGLIIGAFLFGFGMSFSECCATGVLTIFPSALPKAIITLFFFGVGVFLGFPIQRTASWVNDSWFSTEVGSKLAGGVFLPDLFKGDGFGGYLGAILLMALFSGIVVYLCYLYEKQRIETNTYTGVPLEIMQDQLKPMDVKTFKLFSAQTYEHLFVKPWTLREGAVVLALLFMLLMGVTKAGWGASTPYGIWVGKLFMLFGMSPESIANFTHMSADTFTLPFFKHGASVQNFGIIVGALIYLLTAGQFAQAFKSGLRMKKKEAAVFALGGICMGFGTRLANGCNVGALYSPIANLSLSGWIFLVFMVIGGILSCKIRSKILG is encoded by the coding sequence ATGAAGAAGGTTGAATATGTCGTCGGATTTTTGGCAGCCTTATGCATTGTAGTCGGAGGCAAGATGTTTTTAAGCAGTAATGACCTTTATTTCAGACTGTTGATAGGGATGGGGTTGGGATACACATTATCGAGGGCGTATACAGGCTTTGCCGGCAGCGTATACAGGGCGTATAAAACCGGGTCTACCAAGCTGATGAGAACGATGACGTTCATGTTTTTTATTACGGGCTTGTTGATGGCAGCCTTTTTGTACGGATCGGATCCTGCTTCTTACAATCTTTGGATTAATCCTATAAATATGGGGTTAATTATTGGCGCCTTTCTCTTCGGATTTGGAATGTCCTTTTCCGAATGCTGTGCAACAGGAGTACTTACAATATTTCCCTCTGCTCTTCCAAAGGCCATCATTACGCTCTTCTTCTTCGGCGTAGGTGTTTTCCTCGGTTTTCCCATACAAAGAACCGCAAGCTGGGTCAATGATTCCTGGTTTTCGACGGAGGTTGGCAGTAAGCTTGCGGGGGGAGTTTTTCTACCCGATCTTTTCAAGGGCGACGGTTTCGGGGGTTATTTGGGAGCTATTTTGCTAATGGCCTTATTCAGCGGGATTGTGGTATATCTTTGTTATTTGTACGAAAAGCAAAGGATTGAAACCAATACATACACAGGCGTTCCTCTTGAAATCATGCAGGACCAACTTAAACCGATGGACGTAAAGACTTTCAAGCTTTTTAGCGCCCAGACATACGAGCATCTCTTCGTAAAACCCTGGACGTTAAGGGAAGGCGCTGTCGTGCTGGCCCTGCTTTTTATGCTCCTGATGGGCGTGACCAAGGCCGGTTGGGGTGCATCTACTCCTTACGGAATATGGGTAGGTAAATTGTTCATGTTATTTGGCATGTCGCCCGAGTCTATCGCCAATTTCACCCATATGTCCGCCGATACCTTCACTTTGCCCTTCTTTAAGCACGGCGCTTCGGTACAGAACTTCGGGATTATCGTAGGAGCCTTGATATATTTGCTAACAGCGGGGCAATTCGCGCAAGCGTTTAAGTCAGGATTGCGCATGAAAAAGAAAGAGGCTGCAGTATTTGCGCTAGGCGGTATTTGCATGGGATTTGGTACTCGCCTTGCTAATGGATGTAACGTAGGGGCGTTGTATAGCCCTATTGCCAATCTTTCGCTATCGGGATGGATATTTCTGGTTTTCATGGTAATAGGAGGCATCTTGAGCTGTAAGATCAGGAGCAAGATATTGGGGTAA
- a CDS encoding mannitol dehydrogenase family protein yields MNLRVQDLKKGNEWQEKGYELPKFDLREMKKLTSQDPIWLHFGAGNIFRALPAALHQTLLDNGLCNSGITVCEAFDEEIIRKIYDPYDNLSVVVSIKSDGTMQKKVIGSIADALTASDNIDKLAKIFTSPSLQMVSFTITEKGYSLADSNGEYFPQVLRELENFPSAPKTIMGLVAMLCYKRYQAGRLPIALVSMDNFFHNGDKLYEAINTFATNWAKNGLVDPGFVDYINDPKLVTFPWSMIDKITPRPSERIEALLESDGLKDMKIICTSKNTYIAPFVNTEHVQYLVIEDTFPNSRPPLEKAGVIFTDRDTVDKVERMKVCTCLNPLHSMLAIFGCLLGYKAIFEEMRDSDLKSLIERAGYDEMLPVAVNPGIIDPEQFMREVIEERLPNPFVPDTPQRIACDTSQKIPIRFGETLKAHIAKGHDITALTYIPLFFAGWLRYLIGIDDKGEAFELSPDPMVPELHEKMKHISIGDKGPFGDILRPILSNKLIFGIDLCEHGLAPKIEGMLEEMLTAPGAVRRTLNKYVNMEVDMS; encoded by the coding sequence GTGAATCTTCGCGTGCAGGATTTAAAGAAAGGCAATGAATGGCAAGAAAAAGGATACGAACTGCCCAAGTTCGATCTGCGGGAAATGAAAAAATTGACATCCCAGGATCCAATATGGCTTCATTTTGGTGCCGGAAACATATTTAGAGCTCTGCCGGCCGCACTCCATCAGACGTTGCTTGACAATGGCCTCTGTAACAGCGGAATAACAGTTTGCGAGGCCTTTGACGAAGAGATAATCAGAAAGATTTACGATCCCTACGATAATTTAAGCGTTGTCGTCTCCATAAAATCCGACGGCACCATGCAAAAGAAGGTCATAGGAAGCATTGCTGATGCTTTAACCGCAAGCGATAACATCGATAAGCTTGCTAAGATTTTTACCTCCCCATCACTTCAAATGGTAAGTTTCACGATCACCGAAAAGGGTTATTCTTTAGCTGATTCTAACGGAGAATATTTTCCCCAAGTCCTTCGTGAACTTGAAAATTTCCCAAGCGCACCAAAGACCATAATGGGCCTCGTGGCCATGCTGTGCTACAAAAGATATCAAGCAGGAAGGCTGCCGATTGCTCTGGTAAGCATGGATAACTTCTTCCATAACGGCGACAAGCTATATGAAGCCATAAATACTTTCGCGACGAATTGGGCAAAAAACGGCTTAGTTGACCCCGGCTTCGTAGATTACATCAACGATCCGAAACTTGTGACTTTCCCCTGGAGCATGATAGACAAGATCACGCCAAGACCCTCTGAAAGGATAGAGGCCCTGCTGGAATCGGACGGTTTAAAAGATATGAAGATCATATGCACATCCAAAAATACTTACATTGCGCCCTTCGTAAATACCGAGCATGTCCAATATCTTGTAATAGAAGATACTTTCCCAAATTCTCGCCCTCCACTTGAAAAGGCAGGGGTCATATTTACCGACAGAGACACCGTCGACAAAGTGGAAAGAATGAAAGTCTGCACCTGCTTAAACCCCCTTCATTCGATGCTTGCGATCTTCGGATGTCTATTGGGTTATAAAGCTATCTTTGAAGAGATGCGCGACAGCGACTTAAAATCCCTGATCGAAAGGGCCGGATACGACGAAATGTTGCCCGTTGCAGTAAACCCGGGCATTATAGACCCCGAGCAGTTCATGCGCGAAGTCATAGAAGAGCGCCTGCCCAACCCCTTCGTTCCCGATACTCCGCAAAGGATAGCCTGCGATACCTCTCAAAAGATTCCCATACGCTTCGGAGAGACGCTTAAGGCACACATCGCCAAAGGACACGACATAACTGCTTTGACCTATATCCCTCTGTTTTTTGCGGGATGGCTTCGCTATTTGATTGGAATAGATGATAAAGGAGAGGCATTCGAGCTCAGCCCCGATCCGATGGTTCCCGAATTACACGAAAAAATGAAGCACATATCTATCGGCGACAAAGGTCCCTTTGGCGATATACTCAGGCCTATTTTATCCAACAAATTAATTTTCGGGATCGATCTGTGCGAGCACGGCCTTGCGCCTAAAATCGAAGGAATGCTTGAGGAAATGTTGACAGCACCCGGCGCTGTGCGAAGGACGCTTAACAAGTACGTAAACATGGAGGTAGATATGTCGTGA
- a CDS encoding peptidoglycan DD-metalloendopeptidase family protein yields MPVEIASFCGIKIYAHLSNRVTFFNSPYPAHFEHKAVDIYPFSHDAPSPVEGKVMYIYEFTAPRTKQFQIPTKEYLIAIQTPVTSEYLVRILHVKPIVKVGDCVKVGQTLGEMVKNGHFDSWTDRHMHVEIRPRDNLIRARGGMPIYASLKWEKFYGALPASSFQGKVVVQRPNYMLLKGPTARMGLFSGLPVTVGKGIGILDGGLPHYGFGGVLARERAEIGDPVYIEDIRIGHVTKIYSDGFARFEVEPFSVKLDNFSMKGISCYMGLSGDFMWKLIPRDGKRMSLKDKASVIISS; encoded by the coding sequence TTGCCTGTTGAGATCGCAAGTTTCTGTGGGATAAAGATATACGCGCATCTGTCAAACAGAGTGACCTTTTTCAACAGCCCCTACCCTGCGCACTTCGAACACAAAGCTGTCGACATTTACCCTTTCTCTCATGACGCACCCTCTCCCGTAGAGGGAAAGGTTATGTATATTTATGAATTTACAGCCCCAAGGACGAAGCAATTTCAAATACCCACAAAGGAATACTTGATCGCCATCCAAACGCCGGTGACCTCGGAGTATCTCGTTCGCATCCTCCATGTAAAACCAATCGTCAAGGTGGGCGACTGCGTAAAGGTTGGCCAGACTCTGGGGGAGATGGTAAAAAACGGCCACTTCGACTCCTGGACCGATCGTCATATGCACGTCGAAATCAGGCCACGCGACAATCTGATCAGGGCAAGGGGAGGCATGCCGATTTACGCTTCCTTGAAATGGGAAAAGTTTTACGGCGCGCTTCCTGCCTCAAGCTTTCAGGGCAAAGTCGTCGTCCAAAGGCCGAATTACATGCTCCTTAAAGGCCCTACTGCCCGGATGGGCTTATTTTCCGGCCTGCCTGTTACAGTTGGCAAGGGCATTGGGATTTTAGACGGAGGTTTGCCGCATTACGGCTTTGGAGGCGTGCTGGCACGCGAAAGGGCAGAGATCGGCGATCCCGTTTATATCGAAGACATAAGGATAGGTCACGTAACAAAAATTTACTCCGACGGTTTTGCCAGGTTTGAAGTGGAACCTTTTTCAGTAAAGTTGGACAACTTTAGCATGAAGGGCATTTCGTGTTATATGGGTTTGTCCGGTGATTTTATGTGGAAGTTGATCCCTCGAGACGGAAAAAGGATGAGTTTGAAGGATAAAGCCTCTGTTATCATCAGCTCGTAA
- a CDS encoding radical SAM protein: MVKYVRVALGTAAILGFCKVKIEVVPTTAHLLVYSESKCLANCMFCPQARESLADGEMLSRVEWPRFSLDNVIEALQKSTHAFKRVCLQSVNYPSVADDLIEIVSTIKKACDLPLSVACHPISPKDVKRLTDAGAERIGIALDAATPELFEKIKGKGAKSPYRWETHLKALEETKKLIGRATTHLVVGLGESEEEMIRTIQMLYDRGITVGLFAFTPVKGTPLEKWPRPKVSSYRKIQMARHLIASGITRADNMKFQGGCLNDFGVDGATLELAADSGIPFMTSGCPNCNRPFYNESPLGPMYNFPRKPTKEEIESIKKELG, translated from the coding sequence TTGGTCAAATATGTAAGGGTTGCACTGGGCACCGCTGCTATTTTAGGCTTTTGCAAGGTTAAAATTGAAGTTGTCCCCACCACGGCCCATCTGCTGGTTTACAGTGAAAGCAAGTGTCTTGCCAACTGCATGTTTTGCCCTCAGGCAAGAGAAAGCCTCGCCGACGGCGAGATGCTTTCCAGAGTGGAGTGGCCAAGGTTTTCGCTGGACAACGTCATCGAAGCGCTGCAGAAATCAACCCATGCTTTCAAAAGGGTATGTCTTCAGTCCGTAAATTACCCCAGTGTCGCAGATGACCTTATCGAAATAGTTTCGACGATAAAGAAAGCCTGCGATCTTCCCCTTTCCGTCGCGTGCCATCCGATCTCGCCAAAGGACGTAAAAAGGCTGACAGATGCAGGAGCAGAGCGCATAGGGATCGCCTTAGACGCCGCTACACCCGAACTTTTCGAGAAAATAAAGGGCAAAGGAGCAAAATCTCCCTACCGCTGGGAGACTCACTTAAAGGCCCTTGAGGAGACGAAAAAGCTTATCGGCAGGGCGACAACCCACCTCGTAGTCGGCTTGGGAGAAAGTGAAGAAGAGATGATAAGGACAATTCAGATGCTTTACGACCGTGGTATAACGGTAGGGCTTTTTGCCTTTACGCCCGTCAAGGGAACCCCACTTGAAAAATGGCCGAGGCCTAAAGTTTCTAGCTACAGAAAAATCCAGATGGCACGCCACCTCATAGCAAGCGGCATTACAAGAGCAGATAACATGAAATTTCAAGGCGGATGCTTAAATGATTTTGGCGTTGACGGCGCTACGCTTGAGCTTGCCGCGGACAGCGGCATCCCCTTCATGACGTCAGGATGCCCTAATTGCAACAGGCCCTTTTATAACGAATCGCCCTTGGGCCCTATGTATAACTTCCCTCGAAAGCCCACAAAAGAGGAGATAGAATCCATCAAGAAAGAGCTTGGCTAA
- a CDS encoding MBL fold metallo-hydrolase: MERKKEADAARIVVILDDYAGQNTSFLAQHGISLLIEVKSGQEYRRILMDTGQSGLPVLYNMELLGIQPSSIDAIVLSHCHYDHTKGLVETLKAIGKKDIPVIAHPDIFRPNYSFDSFIHNIGITRENGKEAIEAAGGVLMLTKEPFAIMPGVTTTGEVPRKRDFENQGIGTYNIEEGKIVPDEIRDDLSLIIKVAGKGIAVVSGCSHAGIVNIIDRSKEITKEDRVDVVIGGFHLIKASRERIEKTAAAFVDLDIHEIIAGHCTGMAALCEFSKTLGDRFKQLHVGTIVDL; encoded by the coding sequence ATGGAACGAAAGAAAGAAGCCGATGCTGCAAGAATAGTTGTTATTCTCGACGACTATGCGGGACAAAATACTTCTTTTTTGGCTCAACATGGTATTTCACTGCTCATCGAAGTCAAATCGGGACAAGAGTATCGCAGAATCCTCATGGACACGGGCCAATCCGGGCTTCCTGTTTTATATAATATGGAGCTTCTTGGCATCCAGCCCTCTTCCATCGATGCCATTGTTCTATCTCACTGCCACTACGATCATACTAAGGGCTTAGTGGAAACACTTAAAGCCATCGGGAAAAAAGATATCCCAGTGATCGCTCATCCGGATATTTTCCGGCCTAATTACTCTTTCGATTCCTTCATCCACAATATCGGGATTACGCGAGAAAACGGAAAAGAGGCCATAGAGGCAGCCGGAGGCGTGCTTATGCTTACCAAGGAACCTTTCGCAATAATGCCCGGCGTTACGACCACTGGTGAAGTTCCCAGGAAACGGGATTTCGAAAATCAGGGCATAGGAACTTACAATATCGAGGAAGGCAAAATAGTGCCTGACGAAATACGTGATGATCTTTCGCTCATCATAAAGGTAGCCGGGAAGGGCATTGCTGTAGTTTCGGGCTGTAGTCACGCTGGGATCGTAAATATAATCGACCGTTCGAAAGAGATAACCAAGGAGGACCGTGTAGATGTAGTTATCGGCGGCTTTCATCTAATTAAAGCCTCCAGAGAGCGCATCGAGAAAACCGCTGCCGCCTTTGTGGATCTTGACATACATGAGATAATCGCCGGACATTGCACAGGCATGGCCGCACTATGCGAATTTTCGAAAACGCTCGGTGACCGCTTTAAGCAGCTTCATGTAGGAACAATAGTTGATCTATAG
- a CDS encoding C4-dicarboxylate TRAP transporter substrate-binding protein — translation MIKMFNRKFFVIASLFLCVVGFWLISSATVAECADKYALRIAHVVSTSDPMHEGALWLKKRVEELTNGGLQITVYPDGQLGGTDDQLEQARVGANVASIADAARLAEIVRSIGVLDMPYMTNSYEEARKVVMSDFFKEWTKQLEEHGYKVLAFNWYQGARHVATRNIPVKIPADLKGVKIRTTGSRVWQATVRAMGASPVSLEWAEVYPGLQQGVIDGCEAQYPAIYGARLYEVVKYISETGHFHLLSPLVVGINWFNSLPQDYQNILMEVAAEAGDYASQLTLKRIDDYKSEMVNSGVTILEVDTTHFREATAPLYEELGYTEERKIINDFLNQ, via the coding sequence ATGATCAAAATGTTTAACCGCAAATTTTTCGTAATTGCAAGTTTGTTTCTGTGCGTTGTAGGCTTCTGGTTAATATCTAGCGCTACAGTTGCGGAATGCGCTGATAAATATGCTTTGCGTATTGCTCATGTGGTTAGCACCAGCGATCCTATGCATGAAGGCGCACTATGGTTGAAAAAACGAGTTGAGGAGCTTACAAATGGGGGATTACAAATAACTGTATACCCTGATGGTCAATTAGGCGGTACTGATGATCAGCTTGAACAAGCAAGGGTTGGCGCCAATGTCGCATCAATTGCAGATGCTGCCAGATTAGCGGAAATTGTTCGTTCAATTGGAGTGCTGGATATGCCTTATATGACGAACTCATACGAAGAAGCGAGGAAAGTCGTAATGTCAGATTTCTTTAAGGAATGGACGAAACAATTAGAGGAACATGGGTACAAGGTTCTTGCCTTTAATTGGTATCAAGGTGCAAGACATGTGGCAACTCGAAACATTCCGGTTAAAATACCTGCAGATTTAAAAGGCGTAAAAATACGTACAACAGGTTCAAGGGTTTGGCAAGCAACTGTTCGTGCTATGGGAGCATCTCCAGTATCATTAGAATGGGCTGAGGTGTACCCTGGGCTTCAGCAAGGGGTTATAGATGGCTGTGAAGCACAGTATCCGGCAATTTATGGGGCTCGCTTATACGAAGTTGTTAAATATATTTCAGAAACTGGTCATTTCCATCTTCTCTCGCCTCTTGTTGTAGGAATTAATTGGTTCAACAGTTTGCCTCAAGATTATCAAAATATCCTCATGGAAGTAGCTGCAGAAGCAGGAGATTACGCGTCTCAATTAACGCTCAAGAGAATAGACGATTATAAATCAGAGATGGTTAATTCAGGAGTAACGATCTTAGAAGTGGACACAACTCATTTTCGTGAAGCCACAGCTCCTCTTTACGAAGAACTTGGTTATACTGAGGAAAGAAAAATTATAAATGACTTTCTTAATCAATAG
- a CDS encoding radical SAM protein, producing MKEYETTADNKNNFYAFYPKPLFPSLSITGKACAMHCKHCNRHYLEHMIPCSDPATFYRKCHEFDKKGYKGVLVSGGYNEKGWVPLEGFVDTLARIKGDTKLAINVHCGLVPEGLAQSLGRAGVDVVSFDLIGDDETIREVIGLDKSVDDYVSTLDYLLENVSCVVPHITIGLHGGRLKGEKRAVEIACSRKVSTLVFLVLIPTGGTAFEAVNPPSADEVEDVISYARSKMKETNIFLGCMRPRQTEYELRALKEGVNGIVVPKKETLEAARNMGLKLQKIDLCCAVPMEIGG from the coding sequence ATGAAAGAATACGAAACGACAGCCGACAATAAAAATAATTTTTATGCCTTCTACCCAAAACCATTATTTCCCTCCCTTTCGATAACAGGAAAAGCTTGCGCCATGCACTGCAAACACTGCAATCGTCACTACCTCGAACATATGATCCCCTGTAGTGATCCCGCAACCTTTTACCGAAAGTGCCACGAATTCGACAAAAAAGGATACAAGGGAGTGCTTGTAAGCGGCGGTTACAACGAAAAGGGGTGGGTGCCTTTGGAGGGCTTCGTCGACACATTGGCACGCATCAAGGGCGATACAAAGCTGGCGATAAACGTCCACTGCGGGCTCGTTCCCGAAGGTCTTGCCCAAAGCCTTGGTCGAGCCGGCGTCGACGTCGTTTCCTTTGACTTGATAGGCGATGACGAAACGATAAGGGAAGTCATAGGTCTTGACAAATCTGTCGATGATTACGTTAGCACCTTGGACTATTTGCTTGAAAATGTCTCCTGCGTGGTGCCCCATATAACGATTGGCCTCCACGGGGGGCGCCTCAAAGGTGAAAAAAGGGCCGTTGAAATAGCATGCTCAAGGAAAGTAAGCACCCTTGTTTTTTTGGTGTTGATACCCACAGGCGGTACGGCCTTCGAGGCAGTAAACCCTCCGTCGGCCGATGAAGTCGAAGACGTAATATCCTACGCCCGTAGCAAAATGAAAGAGACAAACATTTTTCTCGGCTGCATGAGGCCCCGGCAAACAGAATACGAGCTTCGGGCCCTCAAGGAGGGCGTAAACGGGATCGTGGTGCCGAAAAAAGAAACTTTGGAAGCGGCTCGAAATATGGGTTTAAAACTTCAAAAAATAGACCTCTGCTGTGCCGTCCCAATGGAGATAGGAGGGTAA
- a CDS encoding lipoate protein ligase C-terminal domain-containing protein, with protein MPYGEFKAPKGIIKVSLELDGTVISDINISGDFFMYPEEALDDLEQLLIGAKAEREELSKLIREFYEQRQIQAPMLTPDCFVEAIMRAVRR; from the coding sequence ATGCCCTATGGAGAGTTCAAGGCGCCAAAGGGAATTATAAAGGTTTCGCTCGAGCTTGACGGGACCGTCATATCGGATATCAACATAAGCGGTGATTTCTTCATGTATCCTGAAGAAGCGCTTGACGACCTTGAGCAGCTGTTGATCGGCGCCAAGGCAGAGAGGGAAGAGTTATCCAAGCTTATAAGGGAGTTTTACGAACAAAGGCAGATCCAAGCGCCAATGCTTACGCCCGACTGCTTCGTCGAGGCCATAATGAGGGCCGTTAGGAGGTAA